A stretch of Alligator mississippiensis isolate rAllMis1 chromosome 14, rAllMis1, whole genome shotgun sequence DNA encodes these proteins:
- the GIT1 gene encoding ARF GTPase-activating protein GIT1 isoform X4 — protein sequence MSRKAPRAEVCADCSAPDPGWASINRGVLICDECCSVHRSLGRHISIVKHLRHSPWPPTLLQMVHTLASNGANSIWEHSLLDPAQVQSGRRKANPQDKVHPTKSEFIRAKYQMLAFVHKLPCRDDDGVTAKDLSKQLHSSVRTGNLETCLRLLSLGAQANFFHPEKGTTPLHVAAKAGQILQAELLVVYGADPGAPDVNGRTPIDYARQASQHELAERLVECQYELTDRLAFYLCGRKPDHKNGHYIIPQMADRVRPKCVSQSLDLSELAKAAKKKLQALSNRLFEELAMDVYDEVDRRENDAVWLTTQNHSTLVTERSAVPFLPVNPEYSATRNQGRQKLARFNAREFATLIIDILGEAKRRQQGKSLLSPTDALDYSLRSQSDVDDQHDYDSVASDEDTDQELLRNAARNNRARSMDSSDLSDGPITLQEYLEVKKALAASEAKVQQLMKVNNSLSDELRRLQREIHKLQSENMQIRQQTGPAHPTPAPSERQEHGHAAATVAAHRRDRQAFSMYEPGSALKPFGQPVDELVTRLQPFGSSEAEEEAMYSMHIPAGVYRIRKGVSASSVPFPPSSPLLSCPPDSARHMPSKLDRHGSGTDSDYDNTQAGETLLSMEGKRFMDLGKDDDFHTELDPLDGEPDPGLPSTEDVILKTEQVTKNIQELLRAAQEFKHDSFVPCSEKIHSAVTEMASLFPKKPALETVRSSLRLLNASAYRLQSECRKTVPPEPGAPVDYQLLTQQVIQCAYDIAKAAKQLVTITTREKKQ from the exons aTGTCCCGCAAGGCGCCGCGGGCGGAGGTGTGCGCCGACTGCAGCGCCCCAG ACCCCGGCTGGGCCTCCATCAACCGGGGCGTGCTGATCTGCGACGAGTGCTGCAGCGTGCACCGCAGCCTGGGCCGCCACATCTCCATCGTCAAGCACCTGcgccacagcccctggccccccaccctgctgcag ATGGTGCACACGCTGGCCAGCAACGGGGCCAACTCCATCTGGGAGCACTCGCTGCTGGACCCGGCGCAGGTGCAGAGCGGGCGGCGCAAGGCCAACCCCCAGGACAAAGTGCA CCCCACCAAGTCGGAGTTCATCCGGGCCAAGTACCAGATGCTGGCCTTCGTGCACAAGCTGCCCTGCCGCGACGACGACGGCGTCACCGCCAAGGACCTCAGCAAG CAACTGCACTCGAGCGTGCGGACGGGGAACCTGGAGACCTGCCTGCGGCTGCTCTCGCTGGGCGCTCAGGCCAACTTCTTTCACCCG GAGAAGGGCACGACCCCGCTGCACGTAGCGGCCAAAGCCGGGCAGATCTTGCAAGCGGAGCTGCTCGTGGTGTACGGTGCCGACCCCGGAGCGCCCGACGTCAACGGCCGGACACCCATCGACTATGCCAG GCAGGCGTCGCAGcacgagctggccgagcggctgGTGGAGTGCCAGTACGAGCTGACCGACCGCCTGGCCTTCTACCTCTGCGGCCGCAAGCCGG ACCACAAGAACGGGCACTACATCATCCCGCAGATGGCTGACAG GGTGCGCCCCAAGTGTGTGTCGCAGAG CCTGGACCTGTCCGAGCTGGCGAAGGCTGCCAAGAAGAAGCTACAGGCA CTCAGCAACCGCCTCTTCGAGGAGCTGGCCATGGACGTGTACGACGAGGTGGACCGCCGGGAGAACGACGCGG TGTGGCTGACGACGCAGAACCACAGCACACTGGTGACGGAGCGCAGCGCCGTGCCCTTCCTGCCCGTCAACCCCGAGTACTCGGCCACCCGCAACCAG GGGCGGCAGAAGCTGGCCAGGTTCAACGCCAGGGAATTTGCCACCCTCATCATCGACATCCTGGGTGAGGCCAAGCGGCGTCAGCAGGGCAAGAGCTTGCTCAGCCCCACAG ACGCGCTCGACTACTCGCTGCGGAGCCAGAGCGACGTGGACGACCAGCACGACTACGACAGCGTCGCCTCCGACGAGGACACGGACCAGGAGCTGCTTCGCAACGCCGCCCGCAACAACCGTGCCAGG AGCATGGACTCGTCGGACCTGTCGGATGGGCCCATCACGCTGCAGGAGTACCTGGAGGTGAAGAAGGCGCTGGCAGCCTCCGAGGCCAAGGTGCAGCAGCTCATGAAGGTCAACAACAGCCTGAGCGACGAGCTGCGCCGGCTGCAGCGCGAG ATCCACAAGCTGCAGTCGGAGAACATGCAGATCCGTCAGCAGACGGGCCCCGCGCACCCCACGCCAGCCCCCAGCGAGCGGCAGGAGCACGGCCATGCCGCGGCCACGGTGGCCGCGCACCGGCGGGACCGGCAGGCCTTCTCCATGTACGAGCCGGGCTCTGCCCTCAAGCCCTTTGGGCAGCCCGTGGATGAGCTCGTCACCCGGCTCCAGCCCTTCGGCTCCAGC GAGGCGGAGGAGGAGGCGATGTACTCCATGCACATCCCGGCCGGCGTGTACCGG ATCCGTAAGGGGGTGTCGGCCTCCTCGGTGCCCTTCCCCCCCTCGTCCCCGCTGCTGTCCTGCCCGCCCGACAGCGCCCGCCACATG CCCAGCAAGCTGGACCGGCACGGCAGTGGCACGGACAGCGACTACGACAACACGCAGGCGGGCGAGACCCTGCTCAG CATGGAGGGGAAGCGATTCATGGACCTGGGCAAGGATGACGACTTCCACACTGAGCTGGACCCGCTGGACGGGGAGCCGGACCCCGGGCTGCCCAGCACTGAGGACGTCATCCTCAAGACGGAGCAGGTCACCAAGAACATCCAGGAGCTGCTGCGCGCTGCCCAGGAGTTCAAGCACGACAG CTTCGTGCCCTGCTCCGAGAAGATCCACTCCGCCGTCACCGAGATGGCGTCGCTCTTCCCCAAG AAGCCGGCGCTGGAGACGGTGCGCAGCTCCCTGCGGCTGCTCAACGCCAGCGCCTACCGGCTGCAGAGCGAGTGCCGCAAGACGGTGCCGCCCGAGCCCGGCGCACCCGTGGACTACCAGCTCCTGACGCAGCAGGTCATCCAGTGTGCCTACGACATCGCCAAGGCCGCCAAGCAGCTCGTCACCATCACCACCCGCGAGAAGAAGCAGTGA
- the GIT1 gene encoding ARF GTPase-activating protein GIT1 isoform X7 encodes MAPLPSSSSPVQGQDCQGPPMPQPGAPVPPPPWAACHTGPLQWGPEQLAGAQGLLRACPCPCLCLAGGGGAAGARPGVPVAPPLPRPRPLLHSFAAAGVAAAPRAGGGGRPSSGVRASCGPPRQAGGRGLSCLGAGSRPVSASVSPRHYGGSPGLGGGRGAWPGRDGACAPAVWLTTQNHSTLVTERSAVPFLPVNPEYSATRNQGRQKLARFNAREFATLIIDILGEAKRRQQGKSLLSPTDALDYSLRSQSDVDDQHDYDSVASDEDTDQELLRNAARNNRARSMDSSDLSDGPITLQEYLEVKKALAASEAKVQQLMKVNNSLSDELRRLQREIHKLQSENMQIRQQTGPAHPTPAPSERQEHGHAAATVAAHRRDRQAFSMYEPGSALKPFGQPVDELVTRLQPFGSSEAEEEAMYSMHIPAGVYRIRKGVSASSVPFPPSSPLLSCPPDSARHMPSKLDRHGSGTDSDYDNTQAGETLLSMEGKRFMDLGKDDDFHTELDPLDGEPDPGLPSTEDVILKTEQVTKNIQELLRAAQEFKHDSFVPCSEKIHSAVTEMASLFPKKPALETVRSSLRLLNASAYRLQSECRKTVPPEPGAPVDYQLLTQQVIQCAYDIAKAAKQLVTITTREKKQ; translated from the exons atggcccccttgccctcctccagctctccGGTGCAGGGGCAGGATTGCCAGGGCCCCCCCATGCCACAGCCTGGAGCACCCGTGCCCCCGCCGCCCTGGGCAGCGTGCCATACGGGCCCATTGCAGTGGGGGCCGGAGCAGCTGGCTGGTGCCCAGGGGCTGCTGCGCGCCTGCCCGTGCCCGTGCCTGTGCCTTGCCGGAGGAGGCGgcgcagctggggccaggccaggcgtCCCCGTGGCCCCCCCGCTCCCGCGGCCCAGGCCCCTCCTTCATTCCTTCGCAGCGGCTGGAGTCGCGGCCGCGCcccgggctgggggagggggccgtCCCAGCTCCGGGGTCCGGGCAAGCTGCGGGCCCCCAcggcaggcaggaggcagag GGCTGTCCTGTCTAGGAGCCGGGTCCAGGCctgtctctgcctcagtttccccacgtCACTATGGAGGCAGCCCCGGGCTGGGAGGCGGGAGGGGGGCTTGGCCGGGTAGAGATGGCGCCTGTGCCCCCGCAGTGTGGCTGACGACGCAGAACCACAGCACACTGGTGACGGAGCGCAGCGCCGTGCCCTTCCTGCCCGTCAACCCCGAGTACTCGGCCACCCGCAACCAG GGGCGGCAGAAGCTGGCCAGGTTCAACGCCAGGGAATTTGCCACCCTCATCATCGACATCCTGGGTGAGGCCAAGCGGCGTCAGCAGGGCAAGAGCTTGCTCAGCCCCACAG ACGCGCTCGACTACTCGCTGCGGAGCCAGAGCGACGTGGACGACCAGCACGACTACGACAGCGTCGCCTCCGACGAGGACACGGACCAGGAGCTGCTTCGCAACGCCGCCCGCAACAACCGTGCCAGG AGCATGGACTCGTCGGACCTGTCGGATGGGCCCATCACGCTGCAGGAGTACCTGGAGGTGAAGAAGGCGCTGGCAGCCTCCGAGGCCAAGGTGCAGCAGCTCATGAAGGTCAACAACAGCCTGAGCGACGAGCTGCGCCGGCTGCAGCGCGAG ATCCACAAGCTGCAGTCGGAGAACATGCAGATCCGTCAGCAGACGGGCCCCGCGCACCCCACGCCAGCCCCCAGCGAGCGGCAGGAGCACGGCCATGCCGCGGCCACGGTGGCCGCGCACCGGCGGGACCGGCAGGCCTTCTCCATGTACGAGCCGGGCTCTGCCCTCAAGCCCTTTGGGCAGCCCGTGGATGAGCTCGTCACCCGGCTCCAGCCCTTCGGCTCCAGC GAGGCGGAGGAGGAGGCGATGTACTCCATGCACATCCCGGCCGGCGTGTACCGG ATCCGTAAGGGGGTGTCGGCCTCCTCGGTGCCCTTCCCCCCCTCGTCCCCGCTGCTGTCCTGCCCGCCCGACAGCGCCCGCCACATG CCCAGCAAGCTGGACCGGCACGGCAGTGGCACGGACAGCGACTACGACAACACGCAGGCGGGCGAGACCCTGCTCAG CATGGAGGGGAAGCGATTCATGGACCTGGGCAAGGATGACGACTTCCACACTGAGCTGGACCCGCTGGACGGGGAGCCGGACCCCGGGCTGCCCAGCACTGAGGACGTCATCCTCAAGACGGAGCAGGTCACCAAGAACATCCAGGAGCTGCTGCGCGCTGCCCAGGAGTTCAAGCACGACAG CTTCGTGCCCTGCTCCGAGAAGATCCACTCCGCCGTCACCGAGATGGCGTCGCTCTTCCCCAAG AAGCCGGCGCTGGAGACGGTGCGCAGCTCCCTGCGGCTGCTCAACGCCAGCGCCTACCGGCTGCAGAGCGAGTGCCGCAAGACGGTGCCGCCCGAGCCCGGCGCACCCGTGGACTACCAGCTCCTGACGCAGCAGGTCATCCAGTGTGCCTACGACATCGCCAAGGCCGCCAAGCAGCTCGTCACCATCACCACCCGCGAGAAGAAGCAGTGA
- the GIT1 gene encoding ARF GTPase-activating protein GIT1 isoform X1, which translates to MSRKAPRAEVCADCSAPDPGWASINRGVLICDECCSVHRSLGRHISIVKHLRHSPWPPTLLQMVHTLASNGANSIWEHSLLDPAQVQSGRRKANPQDKVHPTKSEFIRAKYQMLAFVHKLPCRDDDGVTAKDLSKQLHSSVRTGNLETCLRLLSLGAQANFFHPEKGTTPLHVAAKAGQILQAELLVVYGADPGAPDVNGRTPIDYARQASQHELAERLVECQYELTDRLAFYLCGRKPDHKNGHYIIPQMADRVRPKCVSQSLDLSELAKAAKKKLQALSNRLFEELAMDVYDEVDRRENDAGLSCLGAGSRPVSASVSPRHYGGSPGLGGGRGAWPGRDGACAPAVWLTTQNHSTLVTERSAVPFLPVNPEYSATRNQGRQKLARFNAREFATLIIDILGEAKRRQQGKSLLSPTDALDYSLRSQSDVDDQHDYDSVASDEDTDQELLRNAARNNRARSMDSSDLSDGPITLQEYLEVKKALAASEAKVQQLMKVNNSLSDELRRLQREIHKLQSENMQIRQQTGPAHPTPAPSERQEHGHAAATVAAHRRDRQAFSMYEPGSALKPFGQPVDELVTRLQPFGSSEAEEEAMYSMHIPAGVYRIRKGVSASSVPFPPSSPLLSCPPDSARHMPSKLDRHGSGTDSDYDNTQAGETLLSMEGKRFMDLGKDDDFHTELDPLDGEPDPGLPSTEDVILKTEQVTKNIQELLRAAQEFKHDSFVPCSEKIHSAVTEMASLFPKKPALETVRSSLRLLNASAYRLQSECRKTVPPEPGAPVDYQLLTQQVIQCAYDIAKAAKQLVTITTREKKQ; encoded by the exons aTGTCCCGCAAGGCGCCGCGGGCGGAGGTGTGCGCCGACTGCAGCGCCCCAG ACCCCGGCTGGGCCTCCATCAACCGGGGCGTGCTGATCTGCGACGAGTGCTGCAGCGTGCACCGCAGCCTGGGCCGCCACATCTCCATCGTCAAGCACCTGcgccacagcccctggccccccaccctgctgcag ATGGTGCACACGCTGGCCAGCAACGGGGCCAACTCCATCTGGGAGCACTCGCTGCTGGACCCGGCGCAGGTGCAGAGCGGGCGGCGCAAGGCCAACCCCCAGGACAAAGTGCA CCCCACCAAGTCGGAGTTCATCCGGGCCAAGTACCAGATGCTGGCCTTCGTGCACAAGCTGCCCTGCCGCGACGACGACGGCGTCACCGCCAAGGACCTCAGCAAG CAACTGCACTCGAGCGTGCGGACGGGGAACCTGGAGACCTGCCTGCGGCTGCTCTCGCTGGGCGCTCAGGCCAACTTCTTTCACCCG GAGAAGGGCACGACCCCGCTGCACGTAGCGGCCAAAGCCGGGCAGATCTTGCAAGCGGAGCTGCTCGTGGTGTACGGTGCCGACCCCGGAGCGCCCGACGTCAACGGCCGGACACCCATCGACTATGCCAG GCAGGCGTCGCAGcacgagctggccgagcggctgGTGGAGTGCCAGTACGAGCTGACCGACCGCCTGGCCTTCTACCTCTGCGGCCGCAAGCCGG ACCACAAGAACGGGCACTACATCATCCCGCAGATGGCTGACAG GGTGCGCCCCAAGTGTGTGTCGCAGAG CCTGGACCTGTCCGAGCTGGCGAAGGCTGCCAAGAAGAAGCTACAGGCA CTCAGCAACCGCCTCTTCGAGGAGCTGGCCATGGACGTGTACGACGAGGTGGACCGCCGGGAGAACGACGCGG GGCTGTCCTGTCTAGGAGCCGGGTCCAGGCctgtctctgcctcagtttccccacgtCACTATGGAGGCAGCCCCGGGCTGGGAGGCGGGAGGGGGGCTTGGCCGGGTAGAGATGGCGCCTGTGCCCCCGCAGTGTGGCTGACGACGCAGAACCACAGCACACTGGTGACGGAGCGCAGCGCCGTGCCCTTCCTGCCCGTCAACCCCGAGTACTCGGCCACCCGCAACCAG GGGCGGCAGAAGCTGGCCAGGTTCAACGCCAGGGAATTTGCCACCCTCATCATCGACATCCTGGGTGAGGCCAAGCGGCGTCAGCAGGGCAAGAGCTTGCTCAGCCCCACAG ACGCGCTCGACTACTCGCTGCGGAGCCAGAGCGACGTGGACGACCAGCACGACTACGACAGCGTCGCCTCCGACGAGGACACGGACCAGGAGCTGCTTCGCAACGCCGCCCGCAACAACCGTGCCAGG AGCATGGACTCGTCGGACCTGTCGGATGGGCCCATCACGCTGCAGGAGTACCTGGAGGTGAAGAAGGCGCTGGCAGCCTCCGAGGCCAAGGTGCAGCAGCTCATGAAGGTCAACAACAGCCTGAGCGACGAGCTGCGCCGGCTGCAGCGCGAG ATCCACAAGCTGCAGTCGGAGAACATGCAGATCCGTCAGCAGACGGGCCCCGCGCACCCCACGCCAGCCCCCAGCGAGCGGCAGGAGCACGGCCATGCCGCGGCCACGGTGGCCGCGCACCGGCGGGACCGGCAGGCCTTCTCCATGTACGAGCCGGGCTCTGCCCTCAAGCCCTTTGGGCAGCCCGTGGATGAGCTCGTCACCCGGCTCCAGCCCTTCGGCTCCAGC GAGGCGGAGGAGGAGGCGATGTACTCCATGCACATCCCGGCCGGCGTGTACCGG ATCCGTAAGGGGGTGTCGGCCTCCTCGGTGCCCTTCCCCCCCTCGTCCCCGCTGCTGTCCTGCCCGCCCGACAGCGCCCGCCACATG CCCAGCAAGCTGGACCGGCACGGCAGTGGCACGGACAGCGACTACGACAACACGCAGGCGGGCGAGACCCTGCTCAG CATGGAGGGGAAGCGATTCATGGACCTGGGCAAGGATGACGACTTCCACACTGAGCTGGACCCGCTGGACGGGGAGCCGGACCCCGGGCTGCCCAGCACTGAGGACGTCATCCTCAAGACGGAGCAGGTCACCAAGAACATCCAGGAGCTGCTGCGCGCTGCCCAGGAGTTCAAGCACGACAG CTTCGTGCCCTGCTCCGAGAAGATCCACTCCGCCGTCACCGAGATGGCGTCGCTCTTCCCCAAG AAGCCGGCGCTGGAGACGGTGCGCAGCTCCCTGCGGCTGCTCAACGCCAGCGCCTACCGGCTGCAGAGCGAGTGCCGCAAGACGGTGCCGCCCGAGCCCGGCGCACCCGTGGACTACCAGCTCCTGACGCAGCAGGTCATCCAGTGTGCCTACGACATCGCCAAGGCCGCCAAGCAGCTCGTCACCATCACCACCCGCGAGAAGAAGCAGTGA
- the GIT1 gene encoding ARF GTPase-activating protein GIT1 isoform X6, which translates to MSRKAPRAEVCADCSAPDPGWASINRGVLICDECCSVHRSLGRHISIVKHLRHSPWPPTLLQMVHTLASNGANSIWEHSLLDPAQVQSGRRKANPQDKVHPTKSEFIRAKYQMLAFVHKLPCRDDDGVTAKDLSKQLHSSVRTGNLETCLRLLSLGAQANFFHPEKGTTPLHVAAKAGQILQAELLVVYGADPGAPDVNGRTPIDYARQASQHELAERLVECQYELTDRLAFYLCGRKPDHKNGHYIIPQMADSLDLSELAKAAKKKLQALSNRLFEELAMDVYDEVDRRENDAVWLTTQNHSTLVTERSAVPFLPVNPEYSATRNQGRQKLARFNAREFATLIIDILGEAKRRQQGKSLLSPTDALDYSLRSQSDVDDQHDYDSVASDEDTDQELLRNAARNNRARSMDSSDLSDGPITLQEYLEVKKALAASEAKVQQLMKVNNSLSDELRRLQREIHKLQSENMQIRQQTGPAHPTPAPSERQEHGHAAATVAAHRRDRQAFSMYEPGSALKPFGQPVDELVTRLQPFGSSIRKGVSASSVPFPPSSPLLSCPPDSARHMPSKLDRHGSGTDSDYDNTQAGETLLSMEGKRFMDLGKDDDFHTELDPLDGEPDPGLPSTEDVILKTEQVTKNIQELLRAAQEFKHDSFVPCSEKIHSAVTEMASLFPKKPALETVRSSLRLLNASAYRLQSECRKTVPPEPGAPVDYQLLTQQVIQCAYDIAKAAKQLVTITTREKKQ; encoded by the exons aTGTCCCGCAAGGCGCCGCGGGCGGAGGTGTGCGCCGACTGCAGCGCCCCAG ACCCCGGCTGGGCCTCCATCAACCGGGGCGTGCTGATCTGCGACGAGTGCTGCAGCGTGCACCGCAGCCTGGGCCGCCACATCTCCATCGTCAAGCACCTGcgccacagcccctggccccccaccctgctgcag ATGGTGCACACGCTGGCCAGCAACGGGGCCAACTCCATCTGGGAGCACTCGCTGCTGGACCCGGCGCAGGTGCAGAGCGGGCGGCGCAAGGCCAACCCCCAGGACAAAGTGCA CCCCACCAAGTCGGAGTTCATCCGGGCCAAGTACCAGATGCTGGCCTTCGTGCACAAGCTGCCCTGCCGCGACGACGACGGCGTCACCGCCAAGGACCTCAGCAAG CAACTGCACTCGAGCGTGCGGACGGGGAACCTGGAGACCTGCCTGCGGCTGCTCTCGCTGGGCGCTCAGGCCAACTTCTTTCACCCG GAGAAGGGCACGACCCCGCTGCACGTAGCGGCCAAAGCCGGGCAGATCTTGCAAGCGGAGCTGCTCGTGGTGTACGGTGCCGACCCCGGAGCGCCCGACGTCAACGGCCGGACACCCATCGACTATGCCAG GCAGGCGTCGCAGcacgagctggccgagcggctgGTGGAGTGCCAGTACGAGCTGACCGACCGCCTGGCCTTCTACCTCTGCGGCCGCAAGCCGG ACCACAAGAACGGGCACTACATCATCCCGCAGATGGCTGACAG CCTGGACCTGTCCGAGCTGGCGAAGGCTGCCAAGAAGAAGCTACAGGCA CTCAGCAACCGCCTCTTCGAGGAGCTGGCCATGGACGTGTACGACGAGGTGGACCGCCGGGAGAACGACGCGG TGTGGCTGACGACGCAGAACCACAGCACACTGGTGACGGAGCGCAGCGCCGTGCCCTTCCTGCCCGTCAACCCCGAGTACTCGGCCACCCGCAACCAG GGGCGGCAGAAGCTGGCCAGGTTCAACGCCAGGGAATTTGCCACCCTCATCATCGACATCCTGGGTGAGGCCAAGCGGCGTCAGCAGGGCAAGAGCTTGCTCAGCCCCACAG ACGCGCTCGACTACTCGCTGCGGAGCCAGAGCGACGTGGACGACCAGCACGACTACGACAGCGTCGCCTCCGACGAGGACACGGACCAGGAGCTGCTTCGCAACGCCGCCCGCAACAACCGTGCCAGG AGCATGGACTCGTCGGACCTGTCGGATGGGCCCATCACGCTGCAGGAGTACCTGGAGGTGAAGAAGGCGCTGGCAGCCTCCGAGGCCAAGGTGCAGCAGCTCATGAAGGTCAACAACAGCCTGAGCGACGAGCTGCGCCGGCTGCAGCGCGAG ATCCACAAGCTGCAGTCGGAGAACATGCAGATCCGTCAGCAGACGGGCCCCGCGCACCCCACGCCAGCCCCCAGCGAGCGGCAGGAGCACGGCCATGCCGCGGCCACGGTGGCCGCGCACCGGCGGGACCGGCAGGCCTTCTCCATGTACGAGCCGGGCTCTGCCCTCAAGCCCTTTGGGCAGCCCGTGGATGAGCTCGTCACCCGGCTCCAGCCCTTCGGCTCCAGC ATCCGTAAGGGGGTGTCGGCCTCCTCGGTGCCCTTCCCCCCCTCGTCCCCGCTGCTGTCCTGCCCGCCCGACAGCGCCCGCCACATG CCCAGCAAGCTGGACCGGCACGGCAGTGGCACGGACAGCGACTACGACAACACGCAGGCGGGCGAGACCCTGCTCAG CATGGAGGGGAAGCGATTCATGGACCTGGGCAAGGATGACGACTTCCACACTGAGCTGGACCCGCTGGACGGGGAGCCGGACCCCGGGCTGCCCAGCACTGAGGACGTCATCCTCAAGACGGAGCAGGTCACCAAGAACATCCAGGAGCTGCTGCGCGCTGCCCAGGAGTTCAAGCACGACAG CTTCGTGCCCTGCTCCGAGAAGATCCACTCCGCCGTCACCGAGATGGCGTCGCTCTTCCCCAAG AAGCCGGCGCTGGAGACGGTGCGCAGCTCCCTGCGGCTGCTCAACGCCAGCGCCTACCGGCTGCAGAGCGAGTGCCGCAAGACGGTGCCGCCCGAGCCCGGCGCACCCGTGGACTACCAGCTCCTGACGCAGCAGGTCATCCAGTGTGCCTACGACATCGCCAAGGCCGCCAAGCAGCTCGTCACCATCACCACCCGCGAGAAGAAGCAGTGA